In Anaerolineales bacterium, the following proteins share a genomic window:
- a CDS encoding transcriptional regulator, producing MVMPVMQYAPETCAWCNGTGKFGQYGDVCLVCNGQGSVLVAQPSRQCPHCSGTGTQMAGEYQDRCKICGGAGWSHVFKNPSSIR from the coding sequence ATGGTTATGCCGGTAATGCAATATGCCCCTGAAACCTGCGCCTGGTGCAACGGCACTGGAAAATTCGGGCAATATGGAGATGTATGCCTGGTGTGTAATGGTCAGGGCAGTGTGCTGGTAGCCCAACCTTCCCGGCAATGCCCGCATTGTTCAGGCACCGGCACGCAGATGGCGGGTGAATATCAGGACAGGTGCAAGATCTGTGGAGGGGCAGGCTGGTCGCACGTCTTTAAAAATCCTTCATCCATCCGTTAA
- a CDS encoding short-chain dehydrogenase, translating to MRLENKIALVTGGTSGIGKTTVELFCNEGAKVAFTGRRKELGERVAEQTGAFFIQADHRQMQGCQQAVQATMEKFGRIDILFNNAGIVVSGTAETTSDKDWEDTLLLNVTAVWRMSKLVIPIMRQQGGGVIINNASDWAFIGAPAVVAYCTSKGAVVQMTRAMAIDHASENIRINAVCPGDTFVERWMNEGYYRASGAVSEQEARKSDLPMGRVADTLEIAKAVLFLASDDSSFVTGTALLVDGGSTAR from the coding sequence ATGAGGCTCGAGAATAAGATTGCCCTGGTCACCGGGGGAACCTCGGGGATCGGTAAAACTACAGTCGAATTATTCTGCAACGAGGGGGCAAAAGTGGCCTTTACCGGACGGCGGAAAGAGCTGGGTGAGCGGGTAGCCGAGCAGACCGGGGCCTTCTTTATCCAGGCTGACCACCGACAAATGCAAGGCTGCCAGCAGGCGGTGCAAGCCACCATGGAAAAATTCGGGCGAATCGACATCTTATTCAATAACGCCGGAATTGTGGTCAGCGGTACAGCTGAAACAACCAGTGACAAGGATTGGGAGGATACCCTCCTGCTCAATGTGACCGCCGTCTGGCGGATGTCAAAGCTGGTGATCCCGATCATGCGCCAGCAAGGCGGGGGAGTGATCATCAACAACGCCTCGGATTGGGCTTTTATCGGAGCGCCAGCGGTGGTGGCGTATTGCACCTCCAAGGGAGCTGTGGTGCAAATGACGCGCGCCATGGCCATCGACCATGCGAGCGAGAACATCCGCATCAATGCCGTATGCCCGGGCGATACATTCGTGGAGCGATGGATGAATGAAGGCTACTACAGGGCGTCAGGAGCGGTTAGTGAGCAGGAAGCCAGGAAGAGCGACCTGCCCATGGGGCGGGTGGCTGATACGCTCGAGATCGCCAAAGCGGTTCTGTTCTTGGCTTCGGATGATTCAAGTTTTGTGACTGGCACGGCGCTGCTGGTGGACGGGGGCAGTACAGCCCGGTAA